A window of Candidatus Thermoplasmatota archaeon genomic DNA:
AGCAATTAAGGAAACTATAGCTAAAGTTGCTGAGGGTGGTGCAAACGCTGTGATTCTCCATAAAGGTATTGTACAGCTTGGCTATAGAGGCTATGGAAGAGATCTTGGGCTAATAATGCATTTGTCAGGCTCTACATCTTTGGGCTCTCCTAACTATAAAATACAAGTAGCTTATGTAGAAGAAGCTATAAAGCTAGGTGCGGATGCTGTTTCTGTGCATGTGAATATAGGCTCTGAGAGGGAGTTCGAAATGTTGAAAACCCTAGCTGATGTCTCTAAAGAATGCTCTAAATGGGGTATTCCTTTACTTGCAATGATGTACCCAAGAGGTGAGAGAATAAAAAAAGAAAAAGAATTTGATGTAGAACTTGTAAAGCATGCTGCAAGAATTGGTGCTGAGCTCGGTGCAGATATAGTAAAAACAAATTATACAGGTTCTGTAGAAACATTCAAAGAAGTAGTTAAAGGCTGTAACGTACCTGTAATTATTGCAGGAGGTCCTAAAATGGATAATGATGCTCAGGTTTTGGAAATGGTAAAAGGCGCTATTGAAGCAGGCGCTAGCGGCGTGGCAATAGGTAGAAATATTTTTCAGCACAGTAATATAGTCGGAATGACTAAAGCAATTGTAAAATTAGTGCATGGAAAATAAAATGAAAAAAATTATTTGGATAAAAGCTGAAGACATCAAAAAAAAGAAAATATTAACTACAGCTTTAGAAAGCAACTTCTTAGATATTGTGCTCTCTGAGAAGACGGAAAAAAAATTCGAGAAGCTCGGAGTGTTCAATACTATAGTTCTTAAAGGTAATGAGCTGTTCTCAAAAAGCTCTAAAATTGGAGAATATATTAGAATTAAAAGCAATGAAGATTTAGAATACGCAAAAAAGCTTGCAAATAAATTTGAATACTTAGTAATTTCTACAGAAAACTGGAAAGTCATTCCTATTGAGAATCTTATAGCTTATTTTCAAGATACAAACACAAAAATTCTAGCTGAGGCAAGAAATATTGAAGATGCAAAATTATTTCTAGAAACTTTAGAAAAAGGCACTGATGGCGTTTTAGTTAATACTGATAGCGCAAGCGTAATTAAAGATCTCAAAGTGTACATTGAAAAACTATCTGAAATAAAACTAAAACTTGTAAATGCAAAAATAGTGAATATAAAGCCAATAGCTGCTGGAGAGCGCGTGTGCATAGACACATGCAGTCTTTTAAAAGTTGGTGAAGGACTTTTAGTTGGCTCGCAAGCTTCAGCTCTCTTTCTAGTGCACTCAGAAACTCTGAGCTCTGAATATGTAGAGGCAAGGCCTTTTAGGGTAAACGCCGGCTCTTTGCACTCCTATATCCTACTACCGGATGGCAAAACAAAATATCTTTCTGAATTGAGAGCAGGCGACGAAGTGCTTATAGTGAGTTCAGAAGGCAGTGCCAGAGCTGCAACTATAGGTAGAGTGAAGATAGAGACGAGGCCTCTAATTCTTATTGAGGCAGAGCATGCTCGCAAGCGCTATCAAGTAATTTTGCAGAACGCAGAAACTATTCGCCTTGTTTCAGAAGAAGATATTCCTTCAGTTACAGAGCTCGAAAAAGACGATAAAGTTTTGATCTTTTTAAGTGATGGCGCTCGCCATTTCGGTACGTTGGTAAAAGAGACAATTATAGAAAAATGAGCTTAATATGCGCATCTCTGATTGAAAGCGAGATTAATAAAATGATAAACTATGCAAAGCTTGCCGAAAGAAAAGGAGCTCAGATAATTGAGCTGAGATTAGATAAACTAAAAAATATATCTGGGGCTACAATTTCTAAGCTAAGGAAGGAGATAGCTTTGCCAATTATAGCTACAATAAGACCTTTTTACGAAGGCGGCGAATTTAAAAAAAGTGAAAATTTAAGATTAGAGCTCATTAAAAAAATAATTGAAAATAGCTATGATTACTTGGATGTAGAGCTTAGAGCTGCTAGAAAATACAGAGCTATTCTAGAGTACGCAAAGAAGCACAGTGTAAAAACTATTATTTCATATCATGATTTTACTAAAACGCCAGCGAAAGAAGAAATTTATAGCTATATTAATGAATGCTCCAAATTAGGCGATATATCAAAAGTCGCGTTTAGGGCAAAGAGCGCTACAGATAATTTTAAAAT
This region includes:
- a CDS encoding 2-amino-3,7-dideoxy-D-threo-hept-6-ulosonate synthase — translated: MSSLGKKIRLERIINRETKKTVIVPMDHGLTLGPIKGLVAIKETIAKVAEGGANAVILHKGIVQLGYRGYGRDLGLIMHLSGSTSLGSPNYKIQVAYVEEAIKLGADAVSVHVNIGSEREFEMLKTLADVSKECSKWGIPLLAMMYPRGERIKKEKEFDVELVKHAARIGAELGADIVKTNYTGSVETFKEVVKGCNVPVIIAGGPKMDNDAQVLEMVKGAIEAGASGVAIGRNIFQHSNIVGMTKAIVKLVHGK
- a CDS encoding 3-dehydroquinate synthase II, whose protein sequence is MKKIIWIKAEDIKKKKILTTALESNFLDIVLSEKTEKKFEKLGVFNTIVLKGNELFSKSSKIGEYIRIKSNEDLEYAKKLANKFEYLVISTENWKVIPIENLIAYFQDTNTKILAEARNIEDAKLFLETLEKGTDGVLVNTDSASVIKDLKVYIEKLSEIKLKLVNAKIVNIKPIAAGERVCIDTCSLLKVGEGLLVGSQASALFLVHSETLSSEYVEARPFRVNAGSLHSYILLPDGKTKYLSELRAGDEVLIVSSEGSARAATIGRVKIETRPLILIEAEHARKRYQVILQNAETIRLVSEEDIPSVTELEKDDKVLIFLSDGARHFGTLVKETIIEK